One Nocardia huaxiensis genomic window, AGACGCTGCCCGCGCGCGGCAGCCGATTCATTTTCGCCACACCGACTTTCGACGGTTATCCGATCCTGGCCAACCAGGTGGGCCTGCACACCGTGCAGGTGCCCCTGGACGGGTCGGGGCGGCAGAACCTCTGGTCGATACTGCGGGCGGTGGACGAGCGCACCGGGCTGATCGCCGTCTGCCGCCCGCACAATCCCACCGGCACCGTGGTCCCGGCCAGTGAACTGAAGGGATTCCTGTACTCGGCGCCATCGCACATCCCGATCATTCTCGACGAGGCGTATGTCGAATTCCTCGGCGCGGCAGATACTCTGGATCCGGTCGAGCTGGTGCGGCGACATCCCAATGTGATCGTGCTGCGCACCTTCTCCAAGGCGTACGGCCTGGCCGGACTGCACATCGGCTACGGCTTCGGCTCGCCGGAACTGCTGGCCCGGGTGCGGCGGTTACAGCTGCCGTTCGGCATGCCCGAGGCGGCCATCGCGGCGGTGCGCGCCTCCTATGCGGCCGAAGCCGAACTGGGCGAACGCATCCTGCGCATCACCACGCAGCGGGAGGTGCTGCGCACGGCCCTGCGCCGCACCGGCATACGGGTGCCGCGCAGCAGCGGCAACTTCCTGTACCTGCCCGGCCGCGATATCGCGGCGACGCTGACGCACGCCGGCATCGCGGTGAAGCGCTACGCCGACGGCAGCGCCCGCATCGCGGTCGGGGACCCCGAGGCCGATCGCGCGGTGCTGAACGCGCTCGCGGCGCCGGTCGATCCGATCTCCGGGGAGGACAGCCACATCCTGTCGCTCACGCTGCGGTCCGGGCCCAGCGCTGTGCGATCGCGGCACAGGTGATCAGCTGGATCTGATGGAAGATCATGAGCGGCAGCACGATCAGGCCGACCGGTGAACCGGCGAACAGCACGGTGGCCATCGGCAGACCGGTGGCCAGGCTCTTCTTGGAGCCGCAGAACACCACCACGATCCGGTCGGCCCGATCGAACCCCGCCGCCCTGCCGATGAACACCGTCGCACCCAGCACGATGGCCAGCATCACCGCGCACACCCCGGCCACCGCCAGAATCCGCCACGGCGACAGCGAATGCCAGATGCCCTCCACCATGCCCGCGCTGAACGCCGCGTACACCACCAGCACGATGGATCCGCGATCCACCAGCTTGGTGGGCTCCGCGTAGCGCCGCAGCCAGCCGATCACCCTGGGCCGCAGCAACTGCCCGACGAAGAACGGCACCAGCAGCTGCAGCACGATGTCGAGGATCGCGGACGGATCCACCTGCGCCTGCCCGGTGGTGTTCATCAACAGGATCACCAGCGCGGGAGTCAGGAAGACGCCCAGCAGATTCGACACCGTCGCGCTCACGATCGCGCCCGCCACATTGCCCTTGGCGATGGAGGTGAACGCGATCGACGACTGCACGGTCGATGGAATCAGGCACAGGAACAGCACACCCGTGTACAGGTCGTCGGTGAGGATCCCCGGCACCAGGACGTGCGCCGCCAGGCCGATCAGCGGAAAGAGCACGAATGTGCAGGCCAGCACGGTGACGTGCAGCCGCCAGTGCTTCAACCCCGCCAGCGCCTCCTGCGGGGACAAACGCGTGCCGTACAGCAGGAACAGCAATGCGATGGCGATTTTCGTCAGCCAGTCCACCGCCGTCGCCGCCTCGCCGCGTGCCGGGAAGATACTGGCCACGACCACAGCGCCGAGAATCGACAGGATGAAACCGTCGATATAGAACTTGCTGAGAAATCGCACGATTCACCCTAAACACCCCAATTTATTTGGATTAACACCGGACCCGTGCGACGGCGATACTGGTGGTGATCGACCGTCCAGACGACTCCGAGGGGGAATCGCCATGGTCACCTGGATCCTCGCGGCCGGAGCCGACGCCCCGGCCGCCACCGTATGGGCCGCCGCGGACAACCCGGCCGTCGCGGCGGCCACCTGGGGCATTCCCGGCCGCACCTTCCTGGGGCTGTACCTGATCGTCGCGCTGCTCGCCGCCGGGTACGGATTCACCCAGCGCGCCAGGATCATTCGCGACACCGCGCACACCCGGCCGCACGCGCATCCGCTCACCGTCACCGAAACCGCCATGCTGTTCGACGACCGCCGACCGGTGCTTACCGGGCTCGCACAGTTGCGGGGGCACGGGCTGATCACCTCCAGCGGCACCCCGACCGGCAGTCCGCACCGGGGTGCCGAGCAATCGCTGGACCGGTTCTCCCAGGCGCTGCTCGGCTACCTGCGCACCTCGCACAAGAAGCATGTGCTGGCCATGTCAGGCGCCTCGCGCGGGCCGCTGAAGACGTTGCGCAAGTCGTTGGAGGACCGCGGCTACCTGCTCAGCCGGGAACAGCGCAGGGCACTGCTGCTGGCGGCACTTCCGCTCGACGCCGTCTTCGTGCTCGGCCTGGTGCGCGCCGTCGCGGGCTCGTCCAACGACCAGCCGATCGGCTTGCTGATCCTCGCCATGATCGGCGTCTTCATTCTCGCCGTCCTGGTCCTGCGCCCCGTGCGCCTCACCCACCAGGGCCGCCAGGCCCGTCAGGAAACCGTGCGGCGCAACAGCCATCTGCGCCCGGGCAATTCGCCCGCCTACACCTCCTACGG contains:
- a CDS encoding aminotransferase class I/II-fold pyridoxal phosphate-dependent enzyme produces the protein MTPQPGADVAAAEAHVAAQRDASVSGSPRFDAVRYDLTLSENPFPPLPSVRAAIEGCLARANRYPEFLPRLLPQVIAEHLGVEADHIVVGAGATGVAMQIMQTLPARGSRFIFATPTFDGYPILANQVGLHTVQVPLDGSGRQNLWSILRAVDERTGLIAVCRPHNPTGTVVPASELKGFLYSAPSHIPIILDEAYVEFLGAADTLDPVELVRRHPNVIVLRTFSKAYGLAGLHIGYGFGSPELLARVRRLQLPFGMPEAAIAAVRASYAAEAELGERILRITTQREVLRTALRRTGIRVPRSSGNFLYLPGRDIAATLTHAGIAVKRYADGSARIAVGDPEADRAVLNALAAPVDPISGEDSHILSLTLRSGPSAVRSRHR
- a CDS encoding bile acid:sodium symporter family protein, which encodes MRFLSKFYIDGFILSILGAVVVASIFPARGEAATAVDWLTKIAIALLFLLYGTRLSPQEALAGLKHWRLHVTVLACTFVLFPLIGLAAHVLVPGILTDDLYTGVLFLCLIPSTVQSSIAFTSIAKGNVAGAIVSATVSNLLGVFLTPALVILLMNTTGQAQVDPSAILDIVLQLLVPFFVGQLLRPRVIGWLRRYAEPTKLVDRGSIVLVVYAAFSAGMVEGIWHSLSPWRILAVAGVCAVMLAIVLGATVFIGRAAGFDRADRIVVVFCGSKKSLATGLPMATVLFAGSPVGLIVLPLMIFHQIQLITCAAIAQRWARTAA
- a CDS encoding TIGR04222 domain-containing membrane protein: MVTWILAAGADAPAATVWAAADNPAVAAATWGIPGRTFLGLYLIVALLAAGYGFTQRARIIRDTAHTRPHAHPLTVTETAMLFDDRRPVLTGLAQLRGHGLITSSGTPTGSPHRGAEQSLDRFSQALLGYLRTSHKKHVLAMSGASRGPLKTLRKSLEDRGYLLSREQRRALLLAALPLDAVFVLGLVRAVAGSSNDQPIGLLILAMIGVFILAVLVLRPVRLTHQGRQARQETVRRNSHLRPGNSPAYTSYGMDSAAMATALFGALVLWQLDPELAGTTGMTTGGGSSGSSGSSCSGGSGGSSCSGGGGGGGGCGGGGGCGG